The Synechococcus sp. WH 8101 sequence GAGTTGAAAAACGACCTGATAATAAGTTGAAGGGAATCGTAGAAATTCCTGCTGATACCAAGAGAGGAAAGAGAACTGCAATTATGAATGGACATACCCTAAAGAGAATTCAAGATCACTTGCGTAAAGGAATTAAGATTAGGAATCAACAGATAGAGAAATACAATCAATTCATCAAGGATGAATTATCCCTTGAAGAACTTGGAGTTGATGATGATATAAGCACTTCAGCAAAACCAAATGCTCGTTATTATGACAAGGATGGAAAGATTGATCTTGTTAAAGTAAAGAAGAGATTTCCTCGCATTAATCTGAAAACTTTGCAATACGACTTTTTAGATCCTGTTTCTAATGATGATCTATTGATGATGAATCCTTTTCTGGTGGGAAGGAAAATGTACCATGCAGAGCATATAAGAACATGGTGGAAAGAGATAATGTCAAAATGTCGGTTTGACAAAAACTATACTTTGTATTCCTTGCGATCAACTCATATTACGCATATGCTTCTTTTAGAGGGTGCGAGAATCAAGGAAGTTGCTGATAATTGTGGGACATCACAAGCAGAAATCGAAAGAACTTACCGAAGATTGAATAATCTTTTGAATATCGATAAACTTGGATTCCATCAGGACAACAAATTTGTATTCCAAGATAAGCAAGGTAGAGAAATCATATTTAAACCAGAGATGGATGATGGTTCTTTTGATTATTTGAGGTAACGACCAGTTTCTACTTTTTTCTCCACTTCCTCCAATCTCTTGAAGATGGTCTCAAAGGTCTCTGCATTGAACTCATCGTTCTCTTCCAGACGCATCACACGACGCATAAGGTCTTGATTGTCCGACGCTGTGGTGTTGGTAGTGCTCTGCGGTTTTCCAGACGTTGAGGGAGATGGAACAGGCACTCCAGAAGCACCTGAGAGCAACTCTCCTTTGGTTTTGAGGTAGGCAATGGCAAGTTGCTCCAGAACCTTCGTGTATCTCTCTCCACGACCCATACAGAAGGATCTGAACTCTTCCAGCACTACTGGATCGAAGTTTGCTGAGAATGCTCCTGCTCTTGCCATACTTCAGCCATATAGGCACTTATGCTACTGGCATAGGCAAGGTCGTGAAAAGTTTGCATGACCTTTACGACCCAGAATTTTCAGTAGAAATTTTTTTTGGTAGAAATAGAACAAGAACTGGATATTGCAAATGTAGGTTAAAGTAGTGATTGATTTTTATCGCATGATCCTGCATATCACGAATACTATTATTCATGCACATAGTTTACACGATAATTTGAATACCAAAAGACTATAGTTCTAGAAAATATTATAAAAATAAAAAATTTCTTGCGTACTTGACCTATAATTTGAGGATGCATCTCAATCATGAACTAGCAAATTTTCTTACTCGTCTAATTACGAACATCTTGACAATTTTACAACGGAAGAAGTGCAACTAGATCTTCAAAGCAATGAGAAATCATTTGTTTCCTCTGCGATGCAATTCATATTTGCTTGTAGTGCAATGCTTCACAGAGAGAGTCTTTTGCTACAATCAGGATCGGTAAGGTGCTTTGATAGTACCTTATGCAAATATCTCGATTTTTCACCACTTCATGAGGTGGATAATTCTTCAATAAACGTTTCCCGTATGCAGTGTCAGGGAAAATCATAAACCTAAATGCATCCACATCTCCCTGATTGCTTTTATGAGTGAGTATATCTATTTTGCCAATCTCAATATTGTTCAATCTTAGGTAGCATGAGTTGTGTTTTGACCAAATTCCATACGATGTTCGAGCATTGACCTCCTCATTTGAGTCACAATTGTTTAGAATCTTGTTTCTATGATCTTCATCAAAAAGAAATCTCTCTTCATCTGATTGAATAGATTGATCAACTTTTTCTGTGTCTTTTACCTCTGGAAGAGATTTGCCTTGATTAACGGTAGAGCATGAAGTTAATAATATTGCAAGGAGAATTAGTAGTTTATGCACTTTCCTCCTCTGATTCACTTTCCCTGTGATCTAAAATTTCAATATCTGAACTTTGTCTCTTTTTGCAGAATTCCAATAATGCCTCTCTTGTTATAGAGGCAATCGTTCGATCTTCGATAAATGCCAGTTTTTTAAGAGAAAGGTGAATATCATTGGATACTAAAAGAGTAATTCTTCTCATGAAATTTTAGTGTCTCTAATTAACCTCTCATGCATGAGGCAGTCATGTCAATATGAATCGCATGAAATTGGTGCTTTATGCAAAGAATGCATCAAATGCTTCGACCAATCTTGGGTACAGCAGCACAACATTCTGCTGGTTTATGCAAAATACGCATCAAATGCTTCGACCAGTCTCGAGCACAGCAGCACAGCAGCACAGCAGTTTTACTCTCTCAAACTGCTATTAACTATGTTTTCTCCAAACAATGCATTTTCTTCTGCTTGAAGGTGTTCTTTTTTCCAGTGCGATATTTGTTCTTTGAGATAGTTTATTGATGACAAATCTTCCTTTTGCTCTTCATCCAGCACGCATAGTTTTGAATAGTAAAACTCAAGTCGTTCTTCGATTTTACGAATAGAATATATCCTTTGCATTGTTATACCTCGTTACCTTTTGTGTTTAGTGCTGTAAGAGTCTCTGATTAGATCTTCCAGAAGATTCTCAATAGAGATTCTTCTCTTTTTAGACAACTCTACAAGCATGTGATAGTGAACGTTGCTTAACTTGATTTGTTTCATCGTTAATCAGATAAAAGTCAGATCCTTCTGCTGCTGATGCACTTTGTAAAGATACTTAAGTGCATATTTGTGTAGATCAGAACGAGTAGGTATGCATAAGTCGTCCATAAGTGATTTTTCAAGATTCCAGAAAGCACCTGCTTCTTTCTCCTTGTAAGACATCTGGAATCTATTTTGTTTCTTGTTTAATACTGGCATTCTTTGTGACTCCTTTTGGTGTATTGATGTTCAAGTGGGATTTTTCAGATTATCCTGTAACTTTATTGGTCTCAGTCTAAGATCACCAGACATACTTTCTTCAAACCAATTCTAAATTACTTTCTTAATGCTTTCACTCACCTTCGGTTCGTGAAAATGCCTGCGGCATGAACCTTCTTGGGATTTTATGGTTAAGACCAAAGGGACAATTTCCTGAAACTCCTTATGTAGTATATAGACAAATTAGAAGTTTAAGATGCACTCTTGCCTTTAATTCACCATGTTTACATTATAATTAAAATTCGATACTTTGTCAAGTCTATTTGACTCAGTAGGATGTTGACTTATGTGGTATCTTGTGACATAATTCACTCATGACTGAAGAGTCAATAATATGCATTTCACACTTAAATCTAATGAATATCACGGATTGCGTTAAACAGATCAAAGATGCTCTTGTCATTTCTGTGGAAGGTAAAACAGTCTATCCAGAAGATTTCCCAATTAAAGATGGTTGGGGGATAGGTTTTAAGTTTGCTTGTCCATATTGCAGCCATAGAAAGCAGAGACCATCCAAGAAAAGAGAAAAGTGTGCAAGGATTTATCCAGTGACAGGTTGTTATACTTACAGATTTAGTTGCAATAAGTGTAATCAGTCTATGAGTATCCACAACTTTCTTGAAGATAAATTCCCTTGCGTATATCAAAGATACAAGAGGGAAAAAATGATGCGGCAGAAAGACTATCGTCCTAAATTTAATGATTGAGTCTTCTCCTGTGATTTGCGTCAAGCAAGATGGTTTTCATCTTTGGTTCTACAGCAATAATAGATTGCCTGAGAATTCCAAAGAAGAGATAGAAGATATCTAATTCATGGTGCTTGTTTTGCATTTTGCATTCTTTGCTCTAATTTCTTCTCCTTGCTTGTCGAAATTTGCAAGCAACTCGTTTGTTTTCGTGTTGTAAATAAAACTTGCTCTTCCCATTGTGTCGTTACCCATAGATGCGTAGACAATTTTATCTATCTCTGCTGATGGCATTACTTCGTTGTAGACTTGATTTCCTATCTTGACGAAAATCAATTCATCTTTCTTGGGTCTGTAGATAAAGGTTTCTTCGTTGGTGCAACTAATTAGGAATTGTGGATTATGTGAGATGATCTTGTGGGTAAGTGATACTGCTGCTGCAACAACTACTGCTGTTATGAATATTTTACTTTGCATCTTGAGACTTAACATATTTCACCATTACTACAGAGCATTCATGAGATTTGATTGTATATTTGTTTTCAATGCATCTGCCAACATTGAAAGATTGAAATGACGATCTAAGTTCGTTGAAGATTTTGTCGTGAATTGTCAGTCCGACCTTTCTTGCAATGATTTCAAGTTCAACATCCATCGAAACCAATCCAGTCCCAATAGAATTTCTTCTACCACTACCAACCTTCATTACTATTGGATTGAAAATTCGATCTTTCCAAGAACTTGGTTTGATTAGTCGTTTCATGTTTTTCAAGCATACCTCCATTCTTTTATGATATTCATCCAGATTTTTGACCTTGCATAAATCACGATCGTCACCACTTTTATAATCCTCAGCACCAAAGATATAAGGCACATCATTTATTATCATGTCGAAGTGATCACTGCAGGACTCGTATTCTGCTAATTCGATGCCACAGCTATGATGGAGTGTGAGGTCTTCTGGTTTGATTCGAGTGTGTTCCAAGCATGTTCCACGAATCAAATCGAGGTTCGTGGATGACAAGTCATATCCCACGACTCGACGACCCTCGTAGGCAGCAGCAATAAGGTTGCTGCCACGACCAGCAAAATTATCCATCACCAGATCTCCTTCCTTACTAAAAAAGTTGATGAACCATCTACTCATCTCAGGATTAGTCTGATAGTTACGAACTGGATTTGTTCCAAAGTATGCCGTCCTCTTGTTGACAATAGTATCTTCTGAATCTGACACCAGTGAACATATCTTTGTAAGTTCTGTATCCTTTCTTTCCCATTTCATTATGCTTTTTGGAATTCCAATCTTATCTTTGACTTCTTTAATTTCATCAGTCCATCGATCCTGCTTAAATTTCATCTGAGCCATAACAAATGCTCTCCTGAAAGTTCGTGCTTTCCCACAAAGTAATAAATTTGCAACCTCAAGTTGAATGTGATCTGGTTCTTTTTGTAGTTTCACCATATCCATCAAGTTCTCGGCAAACTTTGTTTCTGATAGAAGATCCTTTACTTCTGGATTCAGATTGGCAACTGATCGTTTGTATTGATATGTTCTTTTTGTATATCCCATTTGTCTAGCAAGGTCTTCATTCGTGATTTTATCTTCTGTATATTGATTATTTCCCACTACTGCTTTCTTTCCAAGAGCAATTAAGAGTTCTTCTCTTTTGATGATATGTTCTGCAGTTTGAATTGCATTTAATTCAGATCGAACCAAATTTTCCTCAACCTCTATCAGTTGATCTATGCGGTCGTTGCTTTGTCGAACTGTTGCAGTAATGCTGGTTCTTCCAAGAATCTTGAATGCTTCTAATCTATGCAATCCACTCAGTAGAACATAACTCCCATCTTTAAGTGCAACACTAATGTTATGGAGCAATCCAATGTTTTTGATTGATTCAGCAAGATCTTTGATTCTTTCTTCGTCGGTTCTTCTCATTCTTCGATTGACTTTGATTTCGTCAATCGGAATTTCAATCGTATCTTTAGGTTCAGCATTCTCGTAATCGTGCAATTGCGATTCAAACACTTTTGATGCCTGCTCTGAACACTTTATAGATATTAACCACCATCACCGCAAGAGGTGGTGAAATCATTGCATTACCTCAGTTGCTCTCTTTAGTATCCTATGAACTTGAACTGGATGGAAGTACTTCCCAGTTCTGGTCTTGATTCCAGAGGAATTGAGGAGCTCGCATATCTGACGATATGTTTTTCCATCGTTTCTTAGATTTTTGATTAATTCAGAATGTTCGTAAGCATATATTCTTGCTTCGTGTTTTCTTGTTTTATTCAATTCTGCAAGTTTAGGATTTCCAAATTTTACTCCCCGTTCTTTTGCTTCTCGCATACCAGAACGAACTCTTTTAGATATAAATTCTCTTTCTTGTGATGCAAGTATACCATAAAGATGAATTTGAAAATTATCTGCATTAGGAAGTGATGCGATTCTGATATCTACATTCTTCATCTTAGTTAGACGACCAAGAGTTTCAACATCACGAGTCAATCTATCGACCTTCTGAACCAAGAGAGGGCATCGGTTCTTCTGGCAGCACTTAATTGCCTGTTCCAGCACGGGTCGTTCTTTGGCTGCTCCTGACTCGACCTCTACGAACTCTTCGATCACACGAGGGTTGTCCTGCTGCTGCAGGAAGAGGTTGATATCTCTCCTCTGTGCTGCGATGCCGTTGGAGTCGATCCCACCAGTCTTGGCAGTTGAGATTCGTAGTAGCACCACGAAATCTTGAGTTGTTCCGTTTGCCATAGACAACCTTGTGTGTTCCGTATAGGCACAATTGTATTGATGGTATAGGCAATTGGTATAGGTGTTATGCCAGTCGCATAGGTGGTATAGGCAATCTGTCTATACCGACCTCCATGTATGAGGTATCAGTCCCGTAGAGTCGTTTGAATTGCAACTCGGTTGCACTTTTCCTCACTTGGAAAAAGTTGGACCATGAGTTGGAACACCTCTCCTAATCGCACTCAGGCACTGGTTTATGGCAATCCACGACATCTTCATGCCTGCCCTCAGCTCCACCATGACTGAGGGCAAGATTGTGGAGTGGTTGAAGCAGCCTGGCGACAAGGTGGCCAGAGGGGAATCGGTGTTGGTGGTCGAGTCGGATAAGGCCGACATGGACGTGGAGTCGTTCAACGAGGGCTACCTGGCGGCCGTGTTGATGCCCGCCGGCAGCACCGCACCGGTGGGCGAAACGATCGGCCTGATCGTGGAAAGCGAGGCCGAGATTGCTGCGGCACAGGCCAAAGCCGGCGGCGGAGGTGGCGGTGCGGCCCCGGCTGCAGCAGCAGCCCCCGCAGCAGTCACGTCTGCGACCCCGGCGACTCCTGCCGCCTCTGCACCGATCGCGCCTCCAGCGCCTGCAGCCGCCGCTGTGCCGCCGCCCCTAGAGCAGCCTGCCGCTTCGGCGGATGGTCGGATTGTGGCCAGCCCTCGGGCCAAGAAATTGGCGGCCCAAATGGGCGTGGAGCTCACCAAGGTGAGGGGCAGTGGTCCGAATGGCCGGATTCAGGCTGAGGATGTGGAGCGGGCGGCCGGTCGTCCGGTGACGCCACCGCGGGTGGGTGAAGGCACGGCCGCGGCGATCGTCGCCGGGGCTGCGTCTGCATCTTCTACCGCGCCAGCCTCACCCGCTGGTAACAGTTTTGGGGCCCCTGGGGAGACCGTGGCCTTCAACACCCTGCAACAGGCCGTCAATCGCAACATGGAAGCGAGCCTGGCGGTGCCTTGCTTCCGGGTGGGCTACACCATCACGACCGACAAGCTGGACGCCTTCTACAAGCAGGTGAAGCCCAAGGGCGTCACGATGACGGCGCTGCTGGCCAAGGCTGTGGCGGTGACCCTGGCCCGGCACCCCCAAGTGAATGCCGCGACCACGGCTGCGGGGATGGCCTACCCCGCCGATGTGAACGTGGCAATCGCTGTCGCGATGGAAGACGGGGGACTGATTACTCCCGTGCTGCGCCAGGCCGATCGCACTGATCTCTACGCGATGTCTCGTCAGTGGGCCGATCTGGTGAAGCGCTCCCGCAGCAAGCAGCTGCAACCTGAGGAATACAGCACCGGCACCTTCACCCTGTCGAACCTGGGCATGTTCGGTGTGGATCGTTTTGATGCGATCTTGCCTCCGGGCACTGGTGCGATTCTGGCGGTGGCCGCATCACGGCCCACGGTGGTGGCTGGCAACGATGGCTCGATTTCCGTGAAGCGGCAGATGCAGGTGAACCTCACGGCCGACCACCGTGTGATCTACGGCGCTGATGGCGCCGCTTTCCTCAAAGATCTGGCCGAGCTGATTGAAACCAGGCCGGAAAGCCTGGCTCTGTGATCAGGGCCGCCTAAAAGTCTGTCCCTGTAGTCCTTGGCGGGCCTGTCACCATTGGGTTTCGTCAGCGGGTCTCACCGCTCCCGATGCCCGAAACCGCCTCCGTTGCAGCTGATCTGAGCGCACCGGATGATCTGATCAACTTTCTCAAGGCCATTCCCGACGGCCGCTACCGGCGTGGCGTGCGTTACCCGCAGTGGTTCCTGCTGTTGGTGGCGGTGCTTGGGATCCTGAGCGGCTGCAGGAGCTCTCGCGATCTGGAGGCTTTTGCCAAGCGGCACCGGGAGGCGCTGAACCAGGCCCTGGACCTGAACTTCAAGCGCTGGCCGTCAGATGCCACCTTCCTTTACCTGTTCAATAAGGCGCATCTTCAGCAGTTTGGCGAGGTGCTGCAGGCCTGGATGATCAGCCAGATCCCAGGTGGCGCCGAGGGTCTGGACCAACTGGTCTGCGACGGGAAAACCCTGCGGGGCTCCGCCATCGAGACAGATGACGGCAACCACCGGTTCGTTGCCCAGGTCACCGTCTACGCCCGAGCCCTTGGGGTGGCGTTGGCCCAGACGACCTATGACACCCACGAGTCCAGTGAGAAGGCAGCGCTCAAGGAGCTGCTCAGCACGCTTGATCTCAATGGCGTCCTGATCCAGGCCGACGCACTGCACACGACACAGGCGTTTTTCGCTGGTGCCTGGAGCAGGGGGCCGACCTCCTGTTGACCGTCAAATCCAACCAAAAGATCCTGTACCGGCAGATCGGCTGCCAGTTCGAGGGAAAGCGCAAGATCCCTTTTGCAGCAACGGATGTCGAGAAGCGGCACGGACGCCAGACACGCTGGGAACTCAAGGCCAAAGAGGCGCCAGAGCACATCAAGGCGAACTGGCCAGGCAGCGCCTGGATCGTGGAGGTGATCACCAGCAGCACGACCCTCAAAGGCAAGCGGGACATCGCCTGCCACAGATTCATCACCAGCCTGCGCACCACACCAGATGCTCTGCTGCGACTGGTCCGTCAGCGATGGAGCATTGAGAACGAGTGGCACTGGGTGCGCGATACGCAGCTCGGTGAGGACGCACACCGCTACACCAATCGGACCGGTGTCGGCGTGTTCTCCTTCCTGCGAACCGTGGTGATGAACCTGCTGCGCCGTGGTGGCTATCGCTCAATCCGCCAGGGCTTCCGGGAGCTGGCCTACGACATCAAAGGGATGCTGGCGTTGGGTGGGGTTCGGCTCGCGCAGGCGAATTCCGAATGACTTTCAGGCAGCCCTGGCTCTGTGATCAGGAGGGGGGCGTGGTGATCAAGCGATCGCTTCGAATTTAACGATGGCGTCGTTGTAGTCGTAATCAGAGTTGCGATCGTATTGATCTTCAAATCCAACCGTGTAGTCGCCAAGGATGCGGGTATGGGTTGATTCTCCGATCAGATCGTGCCCCAGCGCGAAGATACCCCCTTCTTCTGTGAGAAGAACAGGCGCGAAGAGGCCTGTTTCTTCAACGGTCCAAGTGAATTCGCGCTGGGAATAGGGATTCAGTGTTTTTGAGCCGAATTGCGTTCCACTTTGCTCTTGGCCAAAGGTGTTGATCAAGAGGTCATTCATTTCTGAACTGTCGATGGCGCTGCCGAGGTAGCTCGCCTCACCCGTGATTGGATCTCGGTCGATTTTGATGATGGAAAAGCGATTGGTCATAGCGGCAATCGCATTCACGGCGATTTTGAGACGAGTGCCTTCTGTAAATGAGAAATAGGTATCGTCAGAACTGTCGCGCGCGGTGTCGTCATCGCTGACGGATTCCTTGCCATCAATGACCGGTGCAAAGCTTGCCGTCGCTGAGAAAAGACTGTCGCCAGTCTTGAGTCCCAAAAGCTGATAGCCGTTATCAGTTTCCTGAAGCTGAATAGAGCCTTGGATGGGATCAGGCGAGTTTTTTGTTTGTATTTCAAACTCAAGCGAGTCACCCGCATTCATCATCAAGGCTTGAGGCCCGTTGTCGTATTCGAAAGGAGCTTCTTCATCGGATCCACCCAAGGAGCCGCTGTAGATGCGTTGACCGTCTGCAGTGAGTTTGTAGATATCGATCAAGCTCAAGTAGTCGGTATCAACTTGATCCAGGTCAATCTGGACTGAGTGATTCAATTCTTCGTCGGAGGTAAATGAGAGTTGCCCCTGCTCATTGGATTCCAGGTTCATTACGTTCATGGCTGAGAGTAGGTGAACGTATCCGCCTTTATTGATAATGCCTTCTCGTGTGGCTTGATAAATATTCTCGTAGAGATTGAAGAAGCTTGGGTCATAGGGACCTGGTCCCGAACTCAGGTTGTAGCTCGTGAAAATATTAAGTTCACCCTTTTGTTTTTCTTTGATGGCAAAGTAGGGATTGTCAATGGTTTCGACGTCGAGCTTGTAATAAGCAAGGTAGGTGGCTTTCTCTTCATCGTCCTGCCATTCATCACTGTTGTCCCATTGCCAGACGGGCTTTTCACCCTGCCATGCCGATCGATCAAAGATGTATGGAAACGCTGCTGGGGTGTTGAATGGGGCGAAGTCCCGCACTTGACTGTCGGATTGCCAGGAGGCGAGAGATCCTTCTCCGCCAAATAGCTTGGCCAGGTCTATCGGCACAGTGAAATCTTTGTCGAGACCTGTGACTTCTTTGGGAATAATCCCTGGGTCGGTATTGTTGACAAAAAAAGTAAGATCAAAATCTTGATCAACCCCATGCTCTCTTTGGATTTCGCTGACGATATTGGCGACTGTTGTGTTGTCGACGTAGCCGCCGTCGATGAATCTATAGTTTTGTGCGTTGGTTAGTTCGTTGAGGTTTTTGAAATTTTCTGGGTTTTCGTAGCGGGCTACTCCTCCAGAAAGGCTCACTGGCACAGCAAAGTTTGAGAATGCTCTGCTGAGTGTTGAAGAGAATCCCGTGATAATTGGTTTCAGGGTTGCATCAAAGGCGCCGTCTAGGACGTTGTTTAATACACTGACAACACCAGACCTAAGTCGTGGAGGGATCCAAGACAGGAGGCTTTCTGTTGTGGAATTTAGTTGAGATTTAATACTCTCAGGGTCGAGGTCGACACCCAGCTTGTCTTTAATCAGCCTGTTGAATGAGTTGATGGATGAAATATCTCCCGCGAAAGCTCCCGACAGGGTGGCTGCCTCGATAATTGAAAGATCGAGATTCAGTTCATTGTTCAGAGCTGCTCTCTTAGTATCGGTTGGGTTGCTAAAAAGATTGAATTGATTGAATTGTTGCTCGAAGCTGCCACTCAGGGATGTAAATTTATTTGTTGGATTGACTCCGCCTCCGATCACCATGCTCATGGGCGTGATCAGCTGACCTTCGCGAAGCTCAGGGCTGTTTGATGTTGCACTCGTTGTGTAATATCGAGCAAGATTGCCAAACGAAGATACCCTTGTATTGTTGAATGCTCCAGGAAGAATCAGTTGCAGGCTCGTTGCCCATGGGTTGCGATTGATTTCGTTGAACCCTCTGGACATCAGGGTGCTCATTCCATAGGGGGAATAGGCGGTATTTTTGACTAAATCGAGCCAATTAAAATTGTTTTGCGAGGCAAGGTACAGAAGCGTCGGGTAAAGGCCGTATTCGTTCCATGCTGTTTGTAGGGCCTGGATGGACCCAAGGCTGTTAACAGCGAGATCGACAACTCCATTGTTGATTGTGGAGACGATGTCCGCGATAATGTCGTTTTTTCCGAGGAATAGTTCTGCTAATTTTGCTGGAGCGACTACGAGAGGATTGCTGTTTAGCGCTTGATAGAGAGATGTTGACTTGATGTTTTTATTGAGTTCTTCTTTGAGGATTCTTTTGATCAGTTCGGCAGCCTCTGTGGCATTCGGCTGAAAAATCTGCCGTTGCTGGCCCATGTAGCCACTGGTGAACCAGTCGTCGGCCTGATTGGCTAGGGCGTCGGCGAAGCCTGGCGAGTAGCTGAGCATGGTGAGAAACCAGCTACCACCCGAGTTGCCAGCCGCCCCGTTGAAGTTGTTGAGCAGCAGTCCAAAATCGCCATCGGTTGCGCCACGTTCGCGCGCCATCTGCAGCGCCGCGCTCATCATTCCCGACGACACCGTATGGGTGTTCCATCCGCCGCCGGAGAAGCCGAGATAGCGCAGCGGAGTGGCCATGGACTACTGGATTAATGCGTTTTCTGCACTTTAAGAGGCGCTGGAAGGTGTTGATCCCCAGCTCACCCGTCTTGGTCTGGTCTCATTCCGGGGCTGTCGGCATCCGGTGCCCTTGGCATGATTCCAGCGTGGTGACGCACGCTGCTTCGCATGTCTCGGCTCTCGTCCCTGTTGGGGCGCCCCCTCCCGCGCTCGGCGGCAGCCGATGAGCGCCTGCCCAATGTGCAGGCTCTGCCGATCCTCTCGTCCGACGCACTCTCCTCGGTGGCTTACGCCACGGAGGCCGCCCTGGGGGTGTTGATCCTGGGCGGGAGCGCCGCTCTGGGGCTGTCGGTGCCGATCACCCTGGCGATCATCGCCTTGATCGCCATCGTGGTGTTGTCGTATCGCCAGGCGATCGCTGCCTATCCCAATGGTGGCGGCTCCTACGTGGTGGCGCGCGACAACCTGGGCCGCAATGTGGGGCTGGTGGCTGCCGCCGCTCTGCTGATCGACTACACGCTCACGGCTGCGGTGAGCCTGATGGCCGGCACCCAGGCCCTGTCCTCCTTGGTGCCGGAGCTGTTGCCCCATGAGGTGTCGCTGTCGCTGCTGCTGTTGGCGCTGGTGGGCTGGGCGAATCTTCGCGGTGTGAAGGAGGCCGGCCGTGTGTTTGCGATCCCCACCTATGCCTTTGTGGTGATGGTGGTGCTCCTCACCCTGGCGGGTCTCAAAGACCTCACCTTCCACCACGGTTGGGCTCCTGACGCCCCGCCGGTGGTGCAGGGGCTGGAGCCGATTGGCCTGTTTCTGATTCTGCGTGCCTTCAGCTCCGGATGCTCGGCGATGACGGGAATCGAGGCGATCGCCAATGGCGTGAAGGTGTTCAAGGAACCCGCCCCCGCCAATGCGCGCAAGACGCTGCTGGTGATGGGGGTGTTGCTCTCGGCGATGTTCCTGGCGGTGAGCGGCATGGGGTTCATGTATGGCATCGCCCCCAACCCCAAGGTCACTGTGCTGGCACAGATCGGAATGCGGGTGTTCGGCGAGAACAGTGCCTTGCTGTGGGCCTTGCAGATCGCCACCCTGTTGATTCTGGTGCTGGCCGCCAACACCGCCTTCGCTGGCTTTCCGCGCCTGGCCGCCATGCTGGCGGAAGATCGCTGCCTACCTCGGCAGATGAGCTGGCTGGGCGATCGGTTGGTGTATCAGAACGGCATCGGTGTGCTGTTGGCCTTTACGGCTGTGATCATCCTGATCTGCCGTGGTGACACCACGGTGGCGGTGAATCTCTATGCCCTCGGGGTGTTCACCGCGTTCACGCTGTCGCAGCTGGGTCTGGTGCGCCGCTGGGCACGGCTCAGGGGAGAGGGGTGGCAGGGGCGGATGCTGATGAATGCCCTTGGCGCCCTCGCCACCTTCCTGGTGTTGGTGGTGATTGTGGTGAGCAAGTTCGATGAGGGGGCCTGGACGGTGGTGATCGCGATCCCTCTCCTGGTGGCGGGATTGGCACGGATCCGTCGTCGCTACCGCCAGGTGTATGCGGCGATCGCGCCAGCGGAGGGGATGGCGCCGCTCAGCTGCCCGCCGCGAACCACCGCGACGGGCCATCACTGCATCGTCTGGATCGCCGGGCTCACCATGCCGTCGTTCGAAGCGGTGCGGTATGCCTGTTCCTTCGCTGACTCGGTCACGGCTGTGATGGTGCTGGAGGAGGCGGATGAGGCTGGCTTGATCAGCGCGGAGTGGGACCGCTTGGTTGGAACGCAGACGGGCAATCTTGAGTTCAAATTGCTCGACAGCCCGTTCAGTTCGCTGTT is a genomic window containing:
- a CDS encoding ParB N-terminal domain-containing protein — protein: MFESQLHDYENAEPKDTIEIPIDEIKVNRRMRRTDEERIKDLAESIKNIGLLHNISVALKDGSYVLLSGLHRLEAFKILGRTSITATVRQSNDRIDQLIEVEENLVRSELNAIQTAEHIIKREELLIALGKKAVVGNNQYTEDKITNEDLARQMGYTKRTYQYKRSVANLNPEVKDLLSETKFAENLMDMVKLQKEPDHIQLEVANLLLCGKARTFRRAFVMAQMKFKQDRWTDEIKEVKDKIGIPKSIMKWERKDTELTKICSLVSDSEDTIVNKRTAYFGTNPVRNYQTNPEMSRWFINFFSKEGDLVMDNFAGRGSNLIAAAYEGRRVVGYDLSSTNLDLIRGTCLEHTRIKPEDLTLHHSCGIELAEYESCSDHFDMIINDVPYIFGAEDYKSGDDRDLCKVKNLDEYHKRMEVCLKNMKRLIKPSSWKDRIFNPIVMKVGSGRRNSIGTGLVSMDVELEIIARKVGLTIHDKIFNELRSSFQSFNVGRCIENKYTIKSHECSVVMVKYVKSQDAK
- a CDS encoding recombinase family protein, producing the protein MANGTTQDFVVLLRISTAKTGGIDSNGIAAQRRDINLFLQQQDNPRVIEEFVEVESGAAKERPVLEQAIKCCQKNRCPLLVQKVDRLTRDVETLGRLTKMKNVDIRIASLPNADNFQIHLYGILASQEREFISKRVRSGMREAKERGVKFGNPKLAELNKTRKHEARIYAYEHSELIKNLRNDGKTYRQICELLNSSGIKTRTGKYFHPVQVHRILKRATEVMQ
- a CDS encoding dihydrolipoamide acetyltransferase family protein; the encoded protein is MAIHDIFMPALSSTMTEGKIVEWLKQPGDKVARGESVLVVESDKADMDVESFNEGYLAAVLMPAGSTAPVGETIGLIVESEAEIAAAQAKAGGGGGGAAPAAAAAPAAVTSATPATPAASAPIAPPAPAAAAVPPPLEQPAASADGRIVASPRAKKLAAQMGVELTKVRGSGPNGRIQAEDVERAAGRPVTPPRVGEGTAAAIVAGAASASSTAPASPAGNSFGAPGETVAFNTLQQAVNRNMEASLAVPCFRVGYTITTDKLDAFYKQVKPKGVTMTALLAKAVAVTLARHPQVNAATTAAGMAYPADVNVAIAVAMEDGGLITPVLRQADRTDLYAMSRQWADLVKRSRSKQLQPEEYSTGTFTLSNLGMFGVDRFDAILPPGTGAILAVAASRPTVVAGNDGSISVKRQMQVNLTADHRVIYGADGAAFLKDLAELIETRPESLAL
- a CDS encoding ISAs1 family transposase — translated: MPETASVAADLSAPDDLINFLKAIPDGRYRRGVRYPQWFLLLVAVLGILSGCRSSRDLEAFAKRHREALNQALDLNFKRWPSDATFLYLFNKAHLQQFGEVLQAWMISQIPGGAEGLDQLVCDGKTLRGSAIETDDGNHRFVAQVTVYARALGVALAQTTYDTHESSEKAALKELLSTLDLNGVLIQADALHTTQAFFAGAWSRGPTSC
- a CDS encoding ISAs1 family transposase, whose translation is MTVKSNQKILYRQIGCQFEGKRKIPFAATDVEKRHGRQTRWELKAKEAPEHIKANWPGSAWIVEVITSSTTLKGKRDIACHRFITSLRTTPDALLRLVRQRWSIENEWHWVRDTQLGEDAHRYTNRTGVGVFSFLRTVVMNLLRRGGYRSIRQGFRELAYDIKGMLALGGVRLAQANSE